The following are encoded in a window of Actinomyces oris genomic DNA:
- a CDS encoding Gfo/Idh/MocA family protein, whose product MSEPSRMSNIVSTTRRAADTPIRFGVIGAGFIARWFAEAVAREPGAQIVAVTSAHRERAEAFATEHGVPHAYASLKEMLTAHGPGSQDPIDVIHVGSPNSLHAQHAIAALEAGFHVVVEKPFALTRSQAEAMVEAAQAADRFLMEGWLSAFEPGVARLREHLPRLGQLHRVVLSKEQFSSRMEVYRSGGLPPAFNPALGGGSLMDLGIYPVSLAIHLFGEPDRVTATGTLLECSVDARGTVVLSYDCGEHAGLEVVCLHSKTSPGMESSFAGDHDVLSIDDCQWPRRIELHGPAAATGTGEDLSVERGAEAPGHQLAYELAEVCRLVRAGARQSDLHPLSRCVAAVGVLQEARRQVGVRFPADEQG is encoded by the coding sequence ATGAGCGAGCCGAGCCGTATGAGCAATATTGTGTCCACCACGCGGCGCGCCGCCGACACCCCAATCCGCTTCGGGGTGATCGGCGCCGGTTTCATCGCCCGCTGGTTCGCCGAGGCAGTCGCCCGCGAGCCGGGTGCCCAGATCGTGGCCGTCACCTCCGCCCACCGCGAGCGCGCCGAAGCCTTCGCCACCGAGCACGGAGTTCCGCATGCCTATGCCTCGCTTAAGGAGATGCTCACCGCCCACGGCCCGGGCTCGCAGGACCCGATCGACGTCATCCATGTGGGCTCCCCCAACTCCCTGCACGCGCAGCACGCGATCGCGGCCCTGGAGGCCGGTTTTCACGTGGTAGTGGAGAAGCCCTTCGCCCTGACGCGCTCGCAGGCCGAGGCGATGGTGGAGGCGGCGCAGGCGGCCGACCGCTTTCTCATGGAGGGGTGGCTGTCCGCCTTCGAGCCCGGGGTGGCTCGGCTACGTGAGCATCTGCCGCGGCTGGGGCAGCTGCACCGGGTGGTGCTGTCCAAGGAGCAGTTCTCCTCGCGGATGGAGGTCTACCGCTCCGGTGGCCTACCGCCGGCCTTCAATCCGGCTCTGGGCGGCGGCTCCCTCATGGACCTGGGCATCTACCCGGTCAGCCTGGCCATTCACCTCTTCGGTGAGCCGGACCGGGTGACGGCTACGGGGACGCTGCTGGAGTGCAGTGTCGACGCACGGGGCACGGTGGTCCTGTCCTACGACTGCGGTGAGCACGCCGGGCTGGAGGTCGTCTGCCTGCACTCCAAGACCTCCCCGGGAATGGAGTCGAGCTTCGCCGGGGACCATGACGTGCTGAGCATTGACGACTGCCAGTGGCCTCGGCGCATCGAGCTGCACGGTCCGGCGGCAGCGACGGGCACGGGTGAGGACCTGTCGGTCGAGCGCGGCGCTGAGGCGCCCGGTCACCAGCTCGCCTACGAGCTGGCCGAGGTGTGCCGCCTGGTGCGTGCCGGCGCGCGCCAGTCCGATCTGCACCCGCTGAGCCGCTGTGTGGCGGCGGTCGGGGTTCTGCAGGAGGCACGCCGCCAGGTGGGGGTGCGCTTCCCGGCCGATGAGCAGGGCTGA
- a CDS encoding aminopeptidase P family protein, whose amino-acid sequence MASTSPADNRPSDETPDSSQEAPQSLAARGSNRSRQPENQAFRDFIGSGWGPRPEGLPTRSEAAPWAAARREALGRLFPGERLVLPAGALKVRNNDCDYRFRPHSAFAHLAGTGTDFEPDAVLVLDPLTAPSQDAGSPDGSDDTDDVAPTHEAVLYFRPRASRSSQEFYGDPRYGELWVGVRPSLEEVEASTGMRCAHIDSLPDALAKDAGPDAVQLRVVAEADESVTALVTTTREKVGLQTGQGAAEVDAGLAEAASELRLVKDPWEIDQLRAAVAATKAGFDDLIRSIPRARGHWRGERVLEGAFGAKAREEGNGLGYDTIAAAGNHANTLHWINNDGAVEPGQLVLVDAGVEVDSLYTADVTRTIPVDGRFTEAQRRIYQAVLDAADAAFARAGTPGCRFKDVHAAAMEVIAARLEEWGMLPEGVSAADSLAPEGQYHRRWMVHGTSHHLGLDVHDCAQARREMYMEAELKPGMCFTIEPGLYFREDDLLVPAEMRGTGVRIEDDVVVREDGSVERLTQDVPRTVEEVEAWVSGLIAD is encoded by the coding sequence ATGGCATCGACTTCTCCCGCAGACAACCGTCCGTCCGACGAGACCCCCGACTCCTCGCAGGAGGCCCCCCAGTCCTTGGCGGCGCGAGGCTCCAACCGGTCCCGCCAGCCCGAGAACCAGGCCTTCCGTGACTTCATCGGCTCGGGGTGGGGGCCGCGTCCCGAAGGCCTGCCCACCCGCAGCGAGGCGGCTCCCTGGGCGGCCGCCCGCCGTGAGGCCCTCGGCAGGCTCTTCCCCGGCGAGCGTCTGGTGCTCCCCGCCGGCGCGCTCAAGGTGCGCAACAACGACTGCGACTACCGGTTCAGGCCCCACAGCGCCTTCGCCCACCTGGCCGGAACCGGCACGGACTTCGAGCCGGATGCCGTGCTCGTCCTGGACCCCCTCACCGCGCCGAGTCAGGACGCCGGTTCCCCGGACGGCTCCGATGACACCGACGACGTCGCCCCGACGCATGAGGCAGTCCTCTACTTCCGGCCCCGGGCCTCGCGATCCAGCCAGGAGTTCTACGGCGACCCCCGCTACGGCGAGCTGTGGGTGGGGGTGCGGCCCTCCCTGGAGGAGGTCGAGGCCTCCACCGGCATGCGCTGCGCCCACATCGACTCCCTGCCCGACGCGCTGGCCAAGGATGCCGGTCCCGACGCGGTGCAGCTGCGCGTCGTCGCCGAGGCCGATGAGTCCGTCACCGCTCTGGTGACCACCACGCGGGAGAAGGTCGGGCTGCAGACCGGCCAGGGCGCCGCGGAGGTGGACGCGGGTCTGGCCGAGGCCGCCAGCGAGCTGCGCCTGGTCAAGGACCCCTGGGAGATCGACCAGCTGCGTGCCGCCGTCGCCGCCACCAAGGCCGGCTTCGACGACCTCATCCGCTCCATCCCCCGGGCCCGCGGCCACTGGCGCGGTGAGCGGGTCCTGGAGGGGGCCTTCGGGGCCAAGGCCCGTGAGGAGGGCAACGGCCTGGGCTATGACACGATCGCCGCGGCCGGCAACCACGCCAACACCCTGCACTGGATCAACAACGACGGCGCCGTCGAGCCCGGCCAGCTGGTCCTGGTGGACGCCGGCGTCGAGGTCGACTCCCTCTACACCGCTGACGTCACTCGCACGATCCCGGTCGATGGTCGCTTCACCGAGGCTCAGCGCCGGATCTACCAGGCGGTTCTCGACGCCGCCGACGCCGCCTTCGCCCGTGCGGGCACCCCGGGCTGCCGCTTCAAGGACGTCCACGCCGCCGCCATGGAGGTGATCGCCGCCCGCCTGGAGGAGTGGGGGATGCTGCCCGAGGGCGTCAGCGCAGCCGACTCCCTGGCCCCCGAAGGCCAGTACCACCGGCGCTGGATGGTGCACGGCACCAGCCACCATCTGGGCCTGGATGTCCACGACTGCGCCCAGGCGCGCCGCGAGATGTACATGGAGGCCGAGCTCAAGCCGGGCATGTGCTTCACCATCGAACCGGGACTGTACTTCCGCGAGGACGACCTGCTGGTGCCCGCCGAGATGCGTGGCACGGGCGTGCGCATCGAGGACGACGTCGTGGTGCGCGAGGACGGCAGCGTGGAGCGCCTCACTCAGGACGTGCCCCGCACCGTGGAGGAGGTCGAGGCCTGGGTGAGCGGACTCATCGCCGACTGA
- a CDS encoding ArsR/SmtB family transcription factor, translating into MTMKHGLLPEDRPQDHGAVREASTVASLLDVLGDATRLAILRHLHGGEHRVVELTEHLGLAQSTVSQHLAILRSAGLISSHSHGRANVSRIENPEAIEQVLAAAESLAAVISADGVSRGKEPQ; encoded by the coding sequence ATGACGATGAAACATGGGCTGCTGCCCGAGGACCGCCCCCAGGACCACGGTGCTGTGCGCGAGGCCTCCACCGTGGCCTCCCTGCTCGATGTCCTGGGGGACGCCACCCGCCTGGCGATCCTGCGCCACCTCCACGGCGGCGAGCACCGGGTGGTGGAGCTGACCGAGCACCTGGGCCTGGCCCAGTCGACCGTCTCCCAGCACCTGGCGATCCTGCGCAGCGCCGGTCTCATCTCCAGCCACTCCCACGGACGGGCCAACGTCAGCCGGATCGAGAACCCCGAGGCCATCGAGCAGGTCCTGGCCGCTGCCGAGTCCTTGGCCGCCGTCATCTCCGCGGACGGAGTGAGCCGGGGCAAGGAGCCGCAGTGA
- a CDS encoding cation diffusion facilitator family transporter — MSTPAGHEPDTHSHHHSHHQSHGHSHNHGAGASRGRLLVALCLSTTVLVAEIVSALVTGSLALLADAGHMLTDVAGLAMALTAAQLSTRPATDRSTWGMRRAEVIGAALQAGMLAVVGLFVAFKAVHNLLVAPQVEASGMLVMGVIGLAANVIALLVLSGGRGHDGHGENLNMRAALLEVLNDALGSVGVIIAAAVVARTGWTRADAVASLLIAVLILPRAVTLLRSALAVLMDFTPQELDLAQVRSHMLGIDHVEEVHDLHAWTVASGMPVLTAHVVVRDECLRDGHTEEILDRLQSCVAEHFPVRIQHATLQLEPLSHLEHEAAYC, encoded by the coding sequence GTGAGCACCCCAGCCGGCCACGAGCCCGACACCCATTCCCACCACCACTCCCACCATCAGTCCCACGGTCACTCGCACAACCACGGTGCCGGGGCCTCACGAGGTCGTCTCCTGGTCGCCCTGTGCCTGTCGACCACGGTCCTGGTGGCCGAGATCGTCAGCGCCCTTGTCACCGGATCGCTGGCGCTGCTGGCCGACGCCGGGCACATGCTCACCGACGTCGCCGGCCTGGCCATGGCCCTGACGGCCGCCCAGCTGTCCACGCGTCCGGCCACGGACCGCTCCACCTGGGGCATGCGTCGCGCCGAGGTCATCGGGGCCGCGCTCCAGGCGGGCATGCTCGCCGTCGTCGGGCTCTTCGTGGCCTTCAAGGCGGTTCACAACCTGCTGGTAGCCCCGCAGGTCGAGGCCTCGGGCATGCTCGTCATGGGTGTCATCGGCCTGGCCGCCAACGTCATCGCGCTGCTGGTCCTCTCTGGCGGCCGGGGGCATGACGGACACGGCGAGAACCTCAACATGAGGGCCGCCCTGCTGGAGGTCCTCAATGACGCCCTGGGATCAGTGGGCGTCATCATCGCCGCCGCCGTCGTGGCCCGCACCGGCTGGACGCGGGCCGACGCCGTGGCCTCCCTGCTCATCGCCGTCCTCATCCTGCCCCGGGCGGTGACGCTGCTGCGCTCGGCCCTGGCGGTGCTCATGGACTTCACTCCCCAGGAACTGGACCTGGCGCAGGTGCGCTCGCACATGCTCGGCATCGACCACGTCGAGGAGGTCCACGACCTGCATGCGTGGACCGTCGCCTCGGGCATGCCGGTGCTGACCGCGCACGTCGTCGTGCGCGACGAGTGCCTGCGCGACGGTCACACCGAGGAGATCCTCGACCGGCTCCAGAGCTGCGTGGCCGAGCACTTCCCGGTCAGGATCCAGCACGCGACCCTCCAGCTCGAGCCCCTCTCGCACCTCGAGCACGAGGCCGCCTACTGCTAG
- a CDS encoding sugar phosphate isomerase/epimerase family protein, producing the protein MSIPVGLSTACVVPGSVPETFAIAQELGYDGVEIMVWSEKASQDAIRLAALVEKHDQPVLAVHAPTLLVTRGVFGADPWDKVDRSIELAHYLEAPTVVLHPPFFWQTRYARSFIAGVAQREATTGIHLAVENMFTWRPRHAHSTRDFQAYSPTWDPVGQGYKSVTLDISHAATSGSDALAMARALGPTLRHLHLTDGVPGPLDDHLLPGQGNQDCAGVLKHLVATGFEAGGGQVVVEVSTRSMTAAQRVEGLASALAFAREHLEGGEPAHIPEPTRKRYRRS; encoded by the coding sequence ATGAGCATTCCGGTGGGGCTGTCGACAGCCTGCGTGGTTCCCGGCAGTGTTCCAGAGACCTTCGCCATCGCCCAGGAGCTGGGCTACGACGGCGTCGAGATCATGGTCTGGAGTGAGAAGGCATCCCAGGATGCCATCCGGCTGGCGGCTCTGGTGGAGAAGCATGATCAGCCGGTACTGGCGGTCCACGCGCCCACGCTGCTGGTGACCCGCGGGGTTTTCGGTGCCGATCCGTGGGACAAGGTGGATCGCTCCATCGAGCTGGCCCACTACCTCGAGGCGCCCACGGTGGTGCTGCACCCGCCCTTCTTCTGGCAGACCCGTTACGCGCGCTCCTTCATCGCCGGGGTCGCGCAGCGCGAGGCGACCACGGGCATCCACCTGGCGGTGGAGAACATGTTCACCTGGCGACCCCGCCACGCCCACTCCACGCGAGACTTCCAGGCATACTCGCCCACCTGGGACCCGGTGGGGCAGGGCTACAAGTCGGTGACGCTGGACATCTCCCACGCCGCCACCTCCGGCTCCGACGCCCTGGCCATGGCCCGTGCGCTGGGGCCCACGCTGCGCCACCTGCACCTGACTGACGGTGTGCCCGGGCCCTTGGACGACCACCTGCTGCCCGGGCAGGGCAACCAGGACTGCGCAGGGGTTCTCAAGCACCTGGTGGCCACCGGTTTCGAGGCCGGTGGGGGACAGGTCGTCGTCGAGGTGAGCACCCGGTCCATGACGGCCGCCCAGCGTGTCGAGGGTCTCGCCAGCGCGCTGGCCTTCGCCCGTGAGCACCTGGAGGGTGGGGAGCCGGCTCACATTCCCGAGCCGACCCGGAAGCGCTACCGCCGTTCCTGA
- a CDS encoding general stress protein — translation MNANPSSLSSLTSSSGGVMPQGEEVASFATYPEAQGAVDALSDQGFPVQHLAIIGTDLRQVERITGRMSWGRAAMSGAMNGLWIGVFFGIIMSVAGSSGPRLNFWACVLLGVLWGIVFQLFSYALTRGRRDFTSISQVVASRYSIIAAREIREASQALADVPGNLARGGGALRRSQERRRAREEAPGPTAFGSRPDEQPRFGVRLPQPGSDAPERTSTAAAGPASGAPAAAEDYDPFLRPSRSEDHKESGAPASSQEPGDETGSGSRG, via the coding sequence ATGAACGCCAATCCGAGCTCGTTGTCCTCCCTGACCTCGTCCAGTGGTGGTGTCATGCCCCAGGGGGAGGAGGTGGCCTCCTTCGCGACCTACCCCGAGGCGCAGGGAGCAGTGGACGCCCTGTCGGATCAGGGCTTCCCGGTGCAGCACCTGGCGATCATCGGCACCGACCTGCGTCAGGTCGAGCGCATCACTGGACGCATGAGCTGGGGACGTGCAGCGATGTCGGGGGCCATGAACGGCCTGTGGATCGGGGTGTTCTTCGGCATCATCATGTCGGTGGCCGGTAGCAGCGGCCCCAGGCTCAACTTCTGGGCCTGCGTCCTGCTGGGGGTGCTGTGGGGCATCGTCTTCCAGCTCTTCAGCTACGCACTGACCCGGGGGCGGCGTGACTTCACCTCCATCAGCCAGGTTGTGGCCTCGCGCTACTCCATCATCGCCGCCCGGGAGATTCGCGAGGCCAGCCAGGCTCTGGCCGATGTCCCGGGCAACCTTGCGCGCGGGGGAGGGGCGCTGCGGCGCTCCCAGGAGCGGCGTCGGGCGAGGGAGGAGGCCCCTGGGCCCACAGCCTTCGGATCGCGCCCCGATGAGCAGCCCCGCTTCGGAGTGCGTCTGCCGCAGCCCGGCAGCGACGCTCCTGAGCGGACCTCCACCGCAGCGGCCGGCCCTGCCTCCGGCGCCCCGGCCGCTGCCGAGGACTACGACCCCTTCCTGCGTCCCTCGCGATCAGAGGATCACAAGGAGTCGGGGGCCCCGGCGTCGTCGCAGGAGCCCGGCGATGAGACCGGCTCCGGTAGCCGGGGTTGA
- a CDS encoding magnesium transporter MgtE N-terminal domain-containing protein yields the protein MENTRTRTTSRVFVARLIGTSVFDPLGDEVGKVHDVVVLLQMRGEPRAVGFVIEVSSRRRVFLPLSRITAIEPGAVITTGLMNIRRFTQRHVETLVVGELLDRVVTMRDGSGNVTVRDVAIERDRGMDWKVTRLFVQRASSGPLGLRRGETFTVRPDEVSGLAASADQQGATALLATLEDLKPADLADVMRDLPQDSQMRVAAELTDERLADVLEELGNEDAVALLSRLEAGRAAHVLDAMQPDDAADLVADLPQLKATELLGLMEPEEAEDVRRLMAYDDYTAGGLMTTEPIILPPESTVATFLAQSRKAEVPPALAAIGFVCRPPLESPTGKFVGMIHFQRALRERPQRMVGSIVDTDVDSVRPEDSIGTVTRLLATYNLTALPVLDDAGRLLGAVSVDDVLDHLMPDDWRVADEAVTDETIERGANA from the coding sequence GTGGAGAACACCAGGACGCGCACGACCAGCAGGGTTTTTGTGGCCCGCCTCATCGGCACCTCCGTCTTCGATCCCTTGGGCGATGAGGTGGGCAAGGTCCATGACGTCGTCGTCCTGCTGCAGATGCGCGGAGAACCCAGGGCCGTCGGCTTCGTCATCGAGGTCTCCAGCCGGCGCCGCGTCTTCCTGCCCCTGTCGAGGATCACCGCCATCGAGCCCGGAGCCGTCATCACCACGGGCCTGATGAACATCCGCCGCTTCACCCAGCGCCACGTGGAGACCCTGGTCGTCGGCGAGCTGCTGGACCGGGTGGTCACCATGCGCGACGGCTCGGGCAACGTCACGGTGCGCGACGTGGCCATCGAGCGCGACCGCGGCATGGACTGGAAGGTGACCCGCCTGTTCGTCCAGCGGGCCTCCTCAGGCCCTCTGGGCCTGCGCCGCGGGGAGACCTTCACGGTGCGCCCCGACGAGGTCAGCGGCCTGGCCGCCAGCGCCGACCAGCAGGGCGCCACCGCACTACTGGCCACTCTGGAGGACCTCAAGCCCGCCGACCTGGCCGACGTCATGCGCGACCTGCCCCAGGACAGCCAGATGCGCGTGGCCGCCGAGCTGACCGATGAGCGCCTGGCCGACGTCCTGGAGGAGCTCGGCAACGAGGACGCCGTCGCCCTCCTGTCCCGCCTGGAGGCCGGGCGCGCCGCCCACGTCCTGGACGCCATGCAGCCCGATGACGCCGCCGACCTGGTCGCCGATCTGCCCCAGCTCAAGGCCACCGAGCTGCTGGGCCTCATGGAGCCCGAGGAGGCCGAGGACGTGCGCCGCCTCATGGCCTACGACGACTACACCGCCGGCGGCCTGATGACCACCGAGCCGATCATCCTGCCCCCCGAGTCGACGGTGGCGACCTTCCTGGCCCAGTCCCGCAAGGCCGAGGTTCCTCCCGCCCTGGCCGCCATCGGCTTCGTGTGCCGCCCGCCCCTGGAGTCCCCCACCGGCAAGTTCGTGGGCATGATCCACTTCCAGAGGGCGCTGCGCGAGCGCCCCCAGCGCATGGTCGGCTCCATCGTGGACACCGACGTCGACTCCGTGCGCCCCGAGGACTCCATCGGTACCGTCACCCGCCTGCTGGCCACCTACAACCTGACGGCCCTGCCGGTCCTCGACGACGCCGGACGCCTGCTGGGCGCCGTCAGTGTCGACGACGTCCTGGACCACCTCATGCCCGACGACTGGCGCGTGGCCGACGAGGCCGTCACCGACGAGACGATCGAGAGGGGCGCCAATGCCTGA
- a CDS encoding DUF1003 domain-containing protein, translating into MPDQLDQPLPDSRLRWLRRTHPAHASRSDGFGRFAEATARFMGSPKFVLYMTIFVAVWIVANLILAKMQQAWDPYPFILLNLAFSTQASYSAPLIMLAQNRQDDRDRVTAEQDRQRAQRNLEDTEFLTREIAALRLAMNDVATRDFVRSELRDMLSEILAEERLTREEIAEFQDSGDDEPGTTPGQRTAQ; encoded by the coding sequence ATGCCTGACCAGCTCGACCAGCCCTTGCCCGACAGTCGCCTGCGGTGGCTGCGCAGGACGCATCCGGCCCACGCCTCGCGCTCGGACGGCTTCGGCCGCTTCGCCGAGGCCACCGCCCGCTTCATGGGCTCGCCCAAGTTCGTGCTCTACATGACGATCTTCGTCGCTGTGTGGATCGTGGCGAACCTCATCCTGGCCAAGATGCAGCAGGCCTGGGACCCCTACCCCTTCATCCTGCTCAACCTGGCCTTCTCCACCCAGGCCTCCTACTCGGCCCCCCTCATCATGCTGGCCCAGAACCGGCAGGACGACCGTGACCGGGTCACCGCCGAGCAGGACCGCCAGCGCGCCCAGCGCAACCTGGAGGACACCGAGTTCCTCACCCGGGAGATCGCCGCCCTGCGCCTGGCCATGAACGACGTCGCCACCCGCGACTTCGTGCGCAGCGAACTTCGCGACATGCTCAGCGAGATCCTCGCCGAGGAGCGCCTCACCCGTGAAGAGATCGCCGAGTTCCAGGACAGCGGCGACGACGAGCCCGGCACCACTCCTGGACAGCGCACCGCCCAGTGA
- a CDS encoding Mrp/NBP35 family ATP-binding protein translates to MTQPTHDAVMEALARVIDPELHRPITDLGMVSTVDIAEDGVVSVEVLLTVAGCPLKDTITADTRREVNTVEGVTEVQVSLGVMNDEQKAELRRRLRGGAAEPVVPFTQPGNLTRVYAVTSGKGGVGKSSVTANLAAAMAAQGLSVGVVDADIYGFSIPRMLGVDRVPTQLDGMIVPPVAHGVKVISIGMFVEDKQPVVWRGPMLHRAVQQFLSDVFWGDLDVLLLDLPPGTGDVTISVAQLLPNAEILVVTTPQTAAAEVAERTGLIATQTHQKVVGVIENMSYMPQPDGSRLEIFGSGGGEIVSASLSETLGYEVPLLAQLPLDIRLREGSDTGLPATVAQDGKPAADAPAALELSAVAQRLTHRSRGLAGKSLGVTPA, encoded by the coding sequence ATGACGCAACCGACTCATGACGCCGTCATGGAGGCGCTGGCCAGGGTCATCGACCCCGAGCTGCACCGCCCCATCACCGACCTGGGAATGGTCTCCACCGTTGACATCGCCGAGGACGGCGTGGTCAGCGTCGAGGTGCTCCTGACCGTGGCCGGGTGCCCCTTGAAGGACACGATCACCGCCGACACCCGGCGCGAGGTCAACACCGTCGAGGGTGTCACCGAGGTGCAGGTGAGCCTGGGCGTCATGAACGACGAGCAGAAGGCCGAGCTGCGGCGCCGCCTGCGCGGAGGGGCCGCCGAACCGGTGGTTCCCTTCACTCAGCCGGGCAACCTCACCCGGGTCTACGCCGTCACCTCCGGCAAGGGAGGGGTCGGCAAGTCCTCGGTGACTGCGAACCTGGCCGCCGCCATGGCCGCCCAGGGCCTGAGCGTGGGCGTGGTAGACGCCGACATCTACGGCTTCTCCATCCCCCGCATGCTGGGGGTGGACCGGGTGCCCACCCAGCTCGACGGCATGATCGTGCCGCCGGTGGCCCACGGGGTGAAGGTCATCTCCATCGGCATGTTCGTGGAGGACAAGCAGCCGGTTGTGTGGCGCGGCCCCATGCTGCACCGCGCCGTCCAGCAGTTCCTCTCCGACGTGTTCTGGGGCGACCTGGACGTCCTGCTGCTGGACCTGCCGCCTGGCACCGGCGACGTGACGATCTCCGTGGCCCAGCTGCTCCCGAACGCCGAGATTCTCGTGGTCACCACCCCGCAGACGGCCGCCGCCGAGGTCGCAGAGCGCACCGGCCTCATCGCCACCCAGACGCACCAGAAGGTGGTGGGCGTCATCGAGAACATGTCCTACATGCCCCAGCCCGACGGCTCACGCCTGGAGATCTTCGGCTCCGGCGGGGGCGAGATCGTCAGCGCCTCCTTGAGCGAGACCCTCGGCTACGAGGTGCCGCTGCTGGCCCAGCTGCCGCTGGACATCCGTCTGCGCGAGGGCTCCGACACCGGTCTGCCGGCCACCGTGGCCCAGGACGGCAAGCCGGCCGCCGACGCCCCCGCAGCCCTGGAGCTGTCCGCTGTGGCCCAGCGCCTGACTCACCGCTCCCGCGGCCTGGCCGGCAAGAGCCTGGGGGTCACCCCGGCCTGA
- a CDS encoding twin-arginine translocase TatA/TatE family subunit produces MFGINGNEFLVIILVAVIVVGPQRLPEYTRKLTQMVRQLRVFLDNARSQIAEEVGPEMADLDLSRLDPRQYDPRKIVRDALGEDIDAIREDLAHPFRSVGSAAKEMSDDAAQAVNDVVKKDRASSLSKQIEAKRDERLAEKDAEKAENTESTEGAENAEGPQSAEQPPATAPRGVLQQADDVEDDAEAETEAGSVESVELVESADGADETEPEKTEPEQSGEAEVAEDAEGTEQPEQSDRPAEPVEVPTSLVEPQAAAAGADAGDATAAGDDSRNRVHPLSPRDIVRAANAAARTRAEAARIAVDF; encoded by the coding sequence GTGTTCGGCATCAACGGAAATGAGTTCCTCGTCATCATCCTGGTGGCGGTGATCGTGGTGGGGCCGCAGCGCTTGCCCGAGTACACCCGCAAGCTCACGCAGATGGTGCGCCAGCTCAGGGTGTTCCTGGACAACGCGCGCAGCCAGATCGCCGAGGAAGTCGGCCCCGAGATGGCCGACCTGGACCTGTCCAGGCTCGATCCGCGCCAGTACGACCCGCGCAAGATCGTGCGCGATGCCCTGGGGGAGGATATCGACGCCATCCGCGAGGACCTCGCCCACCCCTTCCGCTCCGTCGGCTCAGCCGCCAAGGAGATGTCCGACGACGCCGCACAGGCTGTCAACGACGTGGTCAAGAAGGATCGGGCCTCGTCGCTGAGCAAGCAGATCGAGGCCAAGCGCGACGAGCGGCTGGCCGAGAAGGATGCCGAGAAGGCTGAGAACACCGAGAGCACTGAGGGCGCCGAGAACGCTGAGGGCCCGCAGAGTGCTGAGCAGCCCCCCGCCACTGCGCCGCGGGGAGTGCTTCAGCAGGCGGACGACGTCGAGGATGACGCCGAGGCCGAGACTGAGGCTGGGTCAGTCGAGTCGGTCGAGTTGGTCGAGTCGGCCGACGGGGCTGACGAGACTGAGCCGGAGAAGACAGAGCCCGAGCAGTCTGGGGAGGCCGAGGTCGCCGAGGACGCGGAGGGCACTGAGCAGCCGGAGCAGTCCGACCGTCCGGCCGAGCCGGTGGAGGTCCCGACAAGCCTGGTCGAGCCGCAGGCCGCCGCCGCCGGTGCGGATGCAGGGGACGCCACCGCGGCGGGTGATGACTCCCGTAATCGCGTGCACCCTCTATCGCCGCGTGACATCGTGCGAGCCGCCAACGCCGCCGCCCGCACCCGCGCCGAGGCCGCGCGTATCGCCGTCGACTTCTGA
- a CDS encoding O-methyltransferase produces MSADKTLSWSYTEDFTAEDEATAQARIRGLELGITPVSSGTGAALRMLAASVGAKSVAEVGTGTGVSGLWLLGGMGTDGVLTTIDVEPELQREARRAFDGAGYPSSRTRIIQGRASDVMPRMAARSYDMVVLDVAPEEAILLASNALRMLRPGGVLAVTRALWNDHVADPARRDVTTVAARELGKALRASRALLTTLLPVGDGLLVSVRQT; encoded by the coding sequence GTGAGTGCGGACAAGACGCTGAGCTGGTCCTACACGGAGGACTTCACCGCGGAGGACGAGGCCACCGCCCAGGCCCGCATACGCGGGCTCGAGCTCGGCATCACCCCGGTGTCCTCGGGGACCGGAGCGGCGCTGCGGATGCTGGCCGCCTCAGTGGGAGCCAAGTCCGTGGCCGAAGTCGGCACCGGCACCGGTGTCTCGGGCCTGTGGCTGCTGGGCGGCATGGGCACTGACGGGGTCCTCACCACGATCGACGTCGAGCCCGAGCTCCAGCGCGAGGCACGTCGCGCCTTCGACGGGGCCGGCTACCCCTCCTCGCGCACCCGCATCATCCAGGGGCGGGCCTCGGACGTCATGCCCCGGATGGCGGCCCGCTCCTACGACATGGTGGTGCTCGACGTCGCCCCGGAGGAGGCGATCCTCCTGGCCTCCAACGCCCTGCGGATGCTGCGCCCCGGCGGGGTCCTGGCCGTCACTCGGGCCCTGTGGAACGACCACGTGGCCGACCCGGCCCGCCGCGACGTCACCACCGTGGCAGCCCGCGAGCTCGGCAAGGCGCTGCGGGCCTCCCGCGCGCTGCTGACCACGCTGCTGCCCGTCGGAGACGGCCTGCTCGTCTCCGTGCGCCAGACCTGA
- a CDS encoding DUF3117 domain-containing protein, producing the protein MAAMKPRTGDGPLEVVKEGRAIIMRVPLEGGGRLVLEITADEVKALGEALANAKI; encoded by the coding sequence ATGGCTGCCATGAAGCCCCGGACCGGAGACGGCCCCCTCGAAGTCGTCAAGGAAGGCCGCGCCATCATCATGCGGGTTCCGCTTGAGGGTGGTGGTCGACTCGTCCTCGAGATCACGGCCGATGAGGTCAAGGCACTCGGAGAGGCCCTGGCCAACGCCAAGATCTGA